CGGAACGACTCCCGGTCGCGATCGATGACCGCCACCGAGTGCCCCTCGGCCTCAAGCATCATTGCGAGCGTCGCCCCGACCCGTCCGCACCCCATGATGACTACGTGCATGCGCGATCGCCCCTTTCCCCCCGCGTCGGCACCGTCTGCCCGTTACACCCGCCGCCGCTCTTCCTCTCCGCCCGCGTTCCTCTCACCCGGCGATCCGGTCTGCCCGGCGGGGAGCGGCGTCGCACCGGGCGCGGACGGTCCGGCGGTAATGGTGATCCCGGCCTGCGGCTCCGGTGCCGCGGCGCCGATGCTGGTCTCGGCCAGCCGGTCGATGATCACTTCGCACGGCGCGTTGCGGAACAGCGACTCCGCGACGCGCGCAG
This portion of the bacterium genome encodes:
- a CDS encoding NAD-binding protein — protein: MHVVIMGCGRVGATLAMMLEAEGHSVAVIDRDRESFR